A single region of the Verrucomicrobiia bacterium genome encodes:
- a CDS encoding OmpA family protein yields MPPRHCAHHFKPAFVSFFLAASVLLPGCSSTQPRLARVNQEQASTIRALNEEIARLNHDLDSMSSTQRDDLAKAKAELEQSMKDELASGDLALSLQSRGLVVTVLDKILFDSGKAQLKESALSTLDKVSDTLSGKVEGNKIMIEGHTDNVPIRYSGWRSNWELSTARATEVIHYFVDVKGIDPRRVSAVGHGEFQPIAANEDPMGREKNRRVEIVISPQKVTP; encoded by the coding sequence ATGCCGCCGCGCCATTGCGCCCATCATTTCAAGCCGGCTTTTGTGAGCTTTTTTCTCGCTGCCTCTGTCCTCCTCCCCGGATGTTCTTCGACCCAGCCGCGTCTGGCGCGAGTCAATCAGGAACAGGCGTCCACGATCCGCGCGCTCAACGAAGAAATCGCGCGGCTCAACCATGACCTCGATTCCATGTCCAGCACGCAGCGGGACGACCTGGCCAAAGCCAAGGCCGAGCTCGAGCAGTCCATGAAGGACGAGCTGGCCTCCGGCGACCTGGCCTTGTCGCTCCAGTCGCGCGGACTCGTCGTGACCGTGCTCGACAAAATCCTGTTCGATTCCGGAAAAGCGCAGCTCAAAGAGTCGGCCCTTTCCACGCTCGACAAGGTCAGCGATACGCTTTCCGGTAAAGTCGAAGGGAACAAGATCATGATCGAAGGGCATACGGACAATGTTCCCATCCGGTATTCGGGTTGGCGCTCGAACTGGGAGCTGTCCACGGCCCGGGCCACCGAAGTCATTCATTACTTCGTCGACGTCAAAGGCATTGATCCGCGCCGCGTGTCGGCCGTGGGGCACGGCGAGTTCCAGCCGATTGCCGCCAATGAAGACCCCATGGGACGGGAAAAAAACCGGCGGGTCGAAATCGTGATCTCGCCGCAGAAAGTGACGCCTTAA